Below is a genomic region from Chryseobacterium scophthalmum.
ATATTGATAGAGGTTGCTTTTGAACGAGCTTCCACAACTTTTGTTAATGTTTCCTGCTCAAATTTTGAATATGATTTTACCGTTCTTTCCAAATTAGGAATTAAGTTGGCTCTTTTCTGATAGACAGTTTGTACGTTAGACCATTTTGCATCAACTTTCTGTTCCTGTGCTACAAAATTATTGTATCCGTTTTTCCCCCAGAAAAAAAGTACTCCAACGATGATAAGAAGAGCAATGCCGATGGTTCCGGCGCTCAGACAACCTTTATTTTTCATATGTGAATTTTTAATAGTTTACGAAACTGCATTTTTTTAAGTTTTTTTAAAACAGCGATTTCAAAAATTTAAATTTTAATTATTTTTTGTGCTAACCAAATATACAAATTAAGTGCTAATTTTGCAGAAAATTTATTGAATGACAACAATTGTGGTGGCAATGGGAGAAAAAAACGAGATTGGTTCTGGTAATCAGTTATTGTGGCACCTTCCGAAAGATTTAAAACATTTTAAAGACTTAACTTCGGGACACCCGATTATTATGGGAAGAAAAACGTATGAAAGCATAGGAAAAGCACTTCCCAACCGTACCAATATTGTTGTTTCAAGAAAGAAAAACTGGTTTCAGGAAGGGGTTTTAATTGTTGGAAGCCTTAAAGAAGCTGTGAAATTTGCAAAAAAAATTGACGAAAACATCTTCATCATCGGTGGCGGAAATGTTTATGAACAAACCATGGAAATTGCAGACCGTCTTGAAGTAACTTTGGTAAAAGCAAATTTGGAAGCCGATACTTATTTTCCAAAAATCAACGAAAAGATTTGGAAAAAAACAGGAGAAATCTGTCACGAAAAAGATGAAAAAAATCAATACGATTTCTGCTTTCAGACTTATGAAAAGGTTAATGGTTAATAGTTGTTGGTTGATCGTTTTTTAATGTGTGAAAATTTAATTAGAAACCATCTTCTATCAACTAAAAACTAACAACCAAATTTCCTATCTTTGCACTTCTAAAATTTAATAATGAATAAGTACATAAAAATCATAGTTGCAGCACTTCTGATTATTGGAGGTCTTTATATGATGTTTTTTACAAGAAATTTAGGCTGGGGAATTGTAATTTTCCTTTTGGCTGCATTGCCAATTTTCTTATTTTTTAAGAATGAAAATATTCTTTTAGCTTTTTGGCAGTTGAGAAAACAAGACATGATTAAAGCTTCAAAGTTTTTAAATAATATTAAAGATTATAAAACTGAACTTCATAAAAACCAATACGGATATTATCATTATTTACAAGGTTTGGTTTTAGCTCAGGAACATCCTACACAAGTAGAACCTTTGATGAAAAAAGCTTTGGATTATGGTTTGAATATGAAACATGACCGTGCAATGGCAACGCTTAATTTGGCAGCCGGAGCAATTTCTAAAGGAAGAAGACAGGAAGGACAAAAACTTTTGGAAGAAGCAAAAAGATTAGATTCTGCAGGAATGATGGCCGATCAGATCAAAATGCTGAAAGACCAGCTGAAAATGCCAACCATGCAAAAGCATATGCACAATCCTAATATGAGAAATAGAGGGAAGTTTTAATAACATATAAAATAATAAAAAATGCACTAATTGATTTTAGTGCGCATTTTTTATTTTCTGGACGGAGGTGGAGGAGGAGGTTCTGGCGTTTCAAAGAATTTGTCATTGGGATAAAGTTTTTTTCTAATTAAAGAGAGTTTGTCCAATTTCGTGAACTTATCACCTAAACCGTCATCATTGAAATATTGTCTTTGATTTTTATTAGGATAATAAACTGTTACCAAGGGTGAAACATATTCCCGATTAGCTCTATTTTCGGTTTTTAAATATTTAAAATAATTTTCAAAAGAAAGAGAATTGTTGAGCTTAAAAGGATAAATGATTTTGGGTAAAGTTTGTTGCTGCTTTTCAAATGAACTTATCTCGGAATGGGTTTCTAAATATAAGGTGTCATTTTCTTTCACGAAATTATATCTCTCAGATGCAGCATACATACATGCTGAAAGATTAACATAAACCTCCAAGGTATCTCCATTTTCCATTTTTTCTGAAAATTGATAGAGGTCTTTTTCCAAGTCGAACTTACTTTCATTATTACAAGAAAATAGTATGGATAAAGCTAATAAAAAGGTTGCTTTTTTCACAAAGTTTACATTTCAGCATCATTATTGTAACCATAAAATTTAGGCATTTGCCAATGATATTTTACAGCTAATGTTCTAATGGCAACAATCAATAAAATTGTAAAAATCTGAATAATTGTATAAGACAGACCTGTGAAAGTAGTCAATAACAAGAATATCGCTCCACCAATAATACAGGCGCTTGCATAAATTTCTTTTCGAAAAATTAAAGGAATTCTATTGAGTAAAATATCCCGGATAATTCCGCCGAAACAACCGGTAATAGTTCCAAGTCCGATACAGATTAAAGGATGAATGTCTGCGTTTAAACCTTTCTGAACTCCGATGATGGTAAATAATCCCAATCCGAAGCTATCGAAAATAAATAAAGTCACTTTAAAGTTTTTCTCGATTGATTTAAAAACCATCGAAAAAATAGAGGTTATTAAAATCACGCCACACATCAAAAGATCGTGCATCCAAAAAACAGGAATGTCGAGCAATAAATCTCTCACTGTTCCTCCACCAACAGATGTTACGAAGGCAATAATCAAAACTCCGAACGGATCAAGTCTTTTCTGCATTGCTGCAAAACTTCCCGACATCGAAAACGATATCGTACCAAGAATTTCTATTGCAAAATTGATTTGTTCGTGCATCTTTGATAAATGATTTTAGATAAATGATAAAAGATTGAATGTCTGAAATCATTAATCTCTTACCATCTATCATTTATTTTTCTACTCTTACCGCTTCAGGAACCAAAAGTTCATATTCGCCACCGTGGTTTATGATTTCTCTTACGATGCTGCTGCTGATAAATGATTTTCCTGATGAAGTCAAGAGGAAAACAGTTTCGAGTTTTTTATGAGCCAAGGTTCTGTTGGTATGAGCAATTGCCTTTTCAAATTCGAAATCGGCAGGATTTCTTAAGCCTCTTAAAATAAACTGAGCATTTTTTTCAAAGCAATAATCAACGGTTAAGCCTTCAAAATGATCAACTTCCACATTGGGAAATTCGGCTACCGAATTTTGTATGAATTCCATTCTTTTTTCAAGCGGAAACATATATTTCTTCTGAGAATTCTGACCAATAGCGATAATTACTTTGTCGAAAAGCGCAGCTGCTCTTTCGATAATATCATAATGTCCTAAAGTAATCGGATCAAAAGACCCCGGAAAAACAGCAATTTTCATGCGCAAATAAAGTTATAAGTTATGGGTTATCAATTATGAGTTGTTTTTACTCTAATTTCTAACTTCTAATATCTAGTTTCTCTTTTGTAAAGCTTTCTCAACCTCGTTTCCACAAAGATCTTTGATTGAAATTCCATAAATTTTTGCCTGTTGAGGAAGAATGCTTGCCGGAGAAAACCCTGGGTTGGTATTCATTTCAAGCATGTAAGGAATTCCACCCATTAAAATAAATTCACTCCTCGAAAAACCACTCATTCCAAGAGAATTGTAAGCTCTTTTTGCAATTTCTTCCACTCTTTTTGTGGTTTCGGCATCTATTCTTGCCGGAGTAATTTCTTCTGAAGCGCCTTCGTATTTGGCTTCGTAATCGAAAAATTCGTTTGTAGGAACAATTTCTGTAATTCCTAAAACGATGGTTTCA
It encodes:
- a CDS encoding dihydrofolate reductase — protein: MTTIVVAMGEKNEIGSGNQLLWHLPKDLKHFKDLTSGHPIIMGRKTYESIGKALPNRTNIVVSRKKNWFQEGVLIVGSLKEAVKFAKKIDENIFIIGGGNVYEQTMEIADRLEVTLVKANLEADTYFPKINEKIWKKTGEICHEKDEKNQYDFCFQTYEKVNG
- the coaD gene encoding pantetheine-phosphate adenylyltransferase, with translation MKIAVFPGSFDPITLGHYDIIERAAALFDKVIIAIGQNSQKKYMFPLEKRMEFIQNSVAEFPNVEVDHFEGLTVDYCFEKNAQFILRGLRNPADFEFEKAIAHTNRTLAHKKLETVFLLTSSGKSFISSSIVREIINHGGEYELLVPEAVRVEK
- a CDS encoding trimeric intracellular cation channel family protein, coding for MHEQINFAIEILGTISFSMSGSFAAMQKRLDPFGVLIIAFVTSVGGGTVRDLLLDIPVFWMHDLLMCGVILITSIFSMVFKSIEKNFKVTLFIFDSFGLGLFTIIGVQKGLNADIHPLICIGLGTITGCFGGIIRDILLNRIPLIFRKEIYASACIIGGAIFLLLTTFTGLSYTIIQIFTILLIVAIRTLAVKYHWQMPKFYGYNNDAEM